A stretch of Gadus chalcogrammus isolate NIFS_2021 chromosome 9, NIFS_Gcha_1.0, whole genome shotgun sequence DNA encodes these proteins:
- the LOC130389426 gene encoding interferon-inducible GTPase 5-like: MCALESKVIEDIKKALEKNDTDSAALITQKYLGDINNISLHIAVTGESGAGKSTFVNAFRGIKDRDEGAAPTGVVETTMKPEPYPHPRHPNVTLWDLPGVGTTKFPADQYLEYVEFEKFDFFIIVSADRLSENDAKLAQEIKKMGKKFYFVRSKIDNNLSDAKRSQREYDEEKTLQEIRDNCIQGLEKQGVASPQVFLLSSFDLHLYDFPALQDTMERELPSHKRDFLILVLPNICKSTIYKKKEVFSSRIKYYAILSALVAAVPLPGLSIAADSSILATVLQDYLNGLGLDEKSLEKISNATKRSLSDVRAGMKCLCSGQNVTKEHVATMLKHSVYPTVLVAAEEGSKWLPVLKIPMAAMLSFTSIYRVLTSTLESLSVDAENVLMEALDIK; encoded by the exons AT GTGTGCCCTGGAATCCAAAGTGATTGAAGATATTAAAAAGGCCCTGGAAAAAAATGACACGGACTCGGCTGCATTAATAACCCAAAAATATTTAGGAGATATAAATAATATTTCACTGCACATTGCTGTCACAGGAGAAAGTGGAGCTGGAAAGTCCACCTTTGTTAATGCCTTCAGGGGGATAAAAGACAGAGATGAGGGAGCGGCCCCTACTGGTGTTGTGGAAACGACCATGAAGCCTGAGCCTTACCCACATCCAAGACACCCCAATGTTACATTATGGGATCTCCCGGGAGTTGGAACCACCAAATTCCCAGCTGATCAGTACCTGGAGTACGTTGAGTTTGAAAAGTTTGATTTTTTCATCATCGTATCAGCTGATCGCCTCAGTGAGAATGATGCCAAGCTGGCTCAGGAGATCAAGAAAATGGGCAAGAAGTTCTACTTTGTTCGCTCTAAGATTGACAACAATCTAAGTGATGCAAAAAGGAGCCAGAGGGAGTACGATGAAGAAAAGACACTTCAGGAAATCAGGGACAACTGCATTCAAG GACTTGAAAAACAGGGTGTTGCGTCTCCTCAGGTCTTCCTGTTGTCTAGTTTTGATCTCCATTTGTACGACTTCCCCGCCCTCCAGGACACCATGGAGAGAGAGCTTCCCTCACACAAGAGAGACTTTCTGATCTTAGTCCTTCCCAACATCTGCAAAAGCACAATTTACAAGAAGAAAGAGGTTTTCAGTTCACGAATAAAGTACTATGCTATTTTGTCTGCCCTCGTAGCAGCTGTACCTCTCCCAGGGCTTTCCATTGCTGCAGATTCAAGCATTCTGGCCACTGTTCTACAGGACTATTTGAATGGGTTGGGCCTAGATGAAAAATCGTTGGAGAAAATTTCCAATGCTACAAAAAGGTCTTTGTCGGATGTAAGGGCAGGGATGAAATGTCTTTGTTCTGGACAGAATGTAACTAAGGAGCATGTTGCTACAATGCTTAAGCACTCTGTATATCCCACTGTGTTGGTAGCAGCAGAGGAAGGTTCCAAATGGTTACCTGTACTGAAAATCCCGATGGCGGCCATGCTTTCTTTCACTTCCATTTACAGGGTTTTGACTTCTACTCTTGAAAGCCTATCTGTTGACGCAGAAAATGTTCTGATGGAGGCATTGGACATTAAGTAA